Proteins from a genomic interval of Crassostrea angulata isolate pt1a10 chromosome 7, ASM2561291v2, whole genome shotgun sequence:
- the LOC128156362 gene encoding uncharacterized protein LOC128156362 isoform X1: protein MKVQHLKITTSKNSSIIPLVLSVYFAFQMESFPTRICEGLEYISEAVFVGLCDIVGTSEEVAIRRETTDISEMVDRQVKPYDGMIDMKSGSSREGFRLEGSDLDFMYWQNNHRVIMDMSQSEYYNTANTTLILSDSSESPPGFTLLQLLTPTTNSDVQSACVRMNDRVYISSSTYRQLTCSVVEPNSTVHGPCGSGVRGGVEYDHAFCFVSDFWPVSASSWIDRCHSWPDSEVVNDIVRNGCHFVAIGHPLGPHENQEWRFSFSQAENKLVYSMNHCQFLTYGLLKFFLKEVMNQQSEETNKLLCSYHMKTTVFWAIQQNTLPHWCPQNLLTSFWVCFKLLLRWVYQGVCPNIFIPQNNLFLTKVHGSAQNRLFLQLHELYKKGLACLLQSSSIRSCIIDVLYNPRLSICTDESIMRSEVDYDVELVNESFKVVANTDLFGLTKVIHTIEQLVDSPLTHYQLVALRRLTAFLFQCTASRLHNIYTYTGVNKQMYIADKMSCHMLKLAAKFGCVSDMLYIAMYYNKTLRYREALSVLEMTKIKLAQPYLMYRGRVDRERYTEAVGGQSWSTKMRQAVAVDIFLDNDICYISELIPEQQQSALQNRESLLFIPVFVMLHFLKFLCYRHIDTTLSQAALDELQVLVHHDQGLYVCDIFRNISWEILGICQQITGNLQAALYSYQQSLSTQNQFSRIQTATQGRIQEVVSHR, encoded by the exons atgaaagtacAACATCTGAAAATTACCACAAGTAAAAATAGCTCGATAATTCCCCTGGTGTTATCAGTATATTTTGCCTTCCAAATGGAGTCATTTCCAACAAGAAT ATGTGAGGGACTGGAGTACATATCAGAGGCAGTCTTTGTGGGACTGTGTGATATAGTGGGGACCTCAGAAGAGGTAGCAATCAGGAGGGAGACAACGGACATCAGTGAGATGGTGGACAGACAAGTGAAACCTTATGATGGGATGATTGATATGAAGAGTGGAAGTAGTAGAGAAGGTTTCAGACTGGAGGGATCAGATCTGGACTTTATGTACTGGCAAAACAACCACCGAGTGATCATGGACATGTCTCAGTCTGAGTATTACAACACAGCCAATACAACCTTGATTCTCTCTGACAGTTCtgagagtccaccaggattcactCTACTTCAGTTACTGACACCAACAACAAACAGTGATGTCCAATCAGCATGTGTCAGAATGAATGACAGAGTCTATATATCTAGTTCTACATACAGACAGCTAACTTGTTCAGTAGTAGAACCTAATTCTACTGTACATGGACCCTGTGGTAGTGGTGTTAGAGGAGGAGTAGAATATGACCATGCCTTCTGTTTTGTTAGTGACTTTTGGCCTGTGTCTGCCTCCTCATGGATAGACAGATGTCATTCATGGCCTGATTCTGAAGTTGTCAATGACATTGTCAGAAATGGATGTcactttgtagcaataggacacCCATTAGGACCCCATGAAAATCAAGAATGGagattttctttttctcagGCAGAAAATAAACTAGTGTACTCAATGAACCACTGCCAGTTTTTGACTTATGGATTGTTAAAGTTTTTCTTAAAAGAAGTAATGAATCAACAGTCAGAGGAAACCAATAAACTGTTGTGTTCCTATCACATGAAGACAACAGTTTTCTGGGcaattcaacaaaacacactaCCTCACTGGTGTCCACAAAATCTCCTGACCAgtttctgggtctgctttaAACTCCTCCTTAGATGGGTGTATCAGGGAGTTTGTCCAAACATTTTCATCCCACAAAACAACCTGTTTCTGACAAAGGTTCATGGCTCAGCACAAAACAGATTGTTCCTACAGttacatgaattgtacaagAAAGGTCTTGCCTGTCTGTTACAGAGTTCCTCTATCAGGTCTTGCATCATTGATGTCCTGTACAATCCTAGACTTTCTATTTGTACAGATGAAAGTATAATGAGGTCTGAAGTTGATTATGATGTAGAACTTGTAAACGAGTCTTTTAAAGTTGTCGCTAATACAGATCTATTTGGTCTTACCAAAGTCATACACACAATAGAACAGTTGGTAGATTCACCCCTGACACACTATCAACTTGTTGCATTACGCAGACTTACAGCTTTCTTATTTCAGTGTACTGCATCTAGATTACACAACATTTACACTTACACAGGTGTCAACAAACAGATGTATATTGCAGACAAAATGTCCTGTCACATGCTGAAATTAGCGGCCAAGTTTGGATGTGTATCTGACATGTTGTACATTGCCATGTATTATAACAAGACACTCAGATATAGGGAAGCTTTATCTGTTTTAGAGATGACTAAGATCAAGTTAGCACAGCCATATCTGATGTATAGGGGACGTGTAGACAGAGAGAGGTATACTGAGGCTGTAGGGGGACAGTCCTGGTCTACAAAGATGAGACAGGCTGTAGCAGTGGATATCTTTCTTGACAATGATATCTGTTATATCAGTGAACTAATACCAGAACAACAACAGTCTGCTCTACAGAACAGAGAGTCTTTATTATTTATCCCAGTGTTTGTAATGTTACACTTCTTAAAGTTTTTGTGTTACAGACACATTGATACAACATTATCACAAGCAGCTCTAGATGAGCTACAGGTCCTAGTCCACCATGATCAGGGACTGTATGTATGTGATATATTCAGAAATATCTCCTGGGAGatcctggggatctgtcaacagatcacaGGGAACCTCCAGGCTGCTCTATACTCATACCAACAGTCACTTAGCACACAGAATCAATTCTCCAGAATACAAACTGCTACACAGGGGAGAATTCAGGAGGTAGTCTCACACCGGTAA
- the LOC128156362 gene encoding uncharacterized protein LOC128156362 isoform X2, giving the protein MVDRQVKPYDGMIDMKSGSSREGFRLEGSDLDFMYWQNNHRVIMDMSQSEYYNTANTTLILSDSSESPPGFTLLQLLTPTTNSDVQSACVRMNDRVYISSSTYRQLTCSVVEPNSTVHGPCGSGVRGGVEYDHAFCFVSDFWPVSASSWIDRCHSWPDSEVVNDIVRNGCHFVAIGHPLGPHENQEWRFSFSQAENKLVYSMNHCQFLTYGLLKFFLKEVMNQQSEETNKLLCSYHMKTTVFWAIQQNTLPHWCPQNLLTSFWVCFKLLLRWVYQGVCPNIFIPQNNLFLTKVHGSAQNRLFLQLHELYKKGLACLLQSSSIRSCIIDVLYNPRLSICTDESIMRSEVDYDVELVNESFKVVANTDLFGLTKVIHTIEQLVDSPLTHYQLVALRRLTAFLFQCTASRLHNIYTYTGVNKQMYIADKMSCHMLKLAAKFGCVSDMLYIAMYYNKTLRYREALSVLEMTKIKLAQPYLMYRGRVDRERYTEAVGGQSWSTKMRQAVAVDIFLDNDICYISELIPEQQQSALQNRESLLFIPVFVMLHFLKFLCYRHIDTTLSQAALDELQVLVHHDQGLYVCDIFRNISWEILGICQQITGNLQAALYSYQQSLSTQNQFSRIQTATQGRIQEVVSHR; this is encoded by the coding sequence ATGGTGGACAGACAAGTGAAACCTTATGATGGGATGATTGATATGAAGAGTGGAAGTAGTAGAGAAGGTTTCAGACTGGAGGGATCAGATCTGGACTTTATGTACTGGCAAAACAACCACCGAGTGATCATGGACATGTCTCAGTCTGAGTATTACAACACAGCCAATACAACCTTGATTCTCTCTGACAGTTCtgagagtccaccaggattcactCTACTTCAGTTACTGACACCAACAACAAACAGTGATGTCCAATCAGCATGTGTCAGAATGAATGACAGAGTCTATATATCTAGTTCTACATACAGACAGCTAACTTGTTCAGTAGTAGAACCTAATTCTACTGTACATGGACCCTGTGGTAGTGGTGTTAGAGGAGGAGTAGAATATGACCATGCCTTCTGTTTTGTTAGTGACTTTTGGCCTGTGTCTGCCTCCTCATGGATAGACAGATGTCATTCATGGCCTGATTCTGAAGTTGTCAATGACATTGTCAGAAATGGATGTcactttgtagcaataggacacCCATTAGGACCCCATGAAAATCAAGAATGGagattttctttttctcagGCAGAAAATAAACTAGTGTACTCAATGAACCACTGCCAGTTTTTGACTTATGGATTGTTAAAGTTTTTCTTAAAAGAAGTAATGAATCAACAGTCAGAGGAAACCAATAAACTGTTGTGTTCCTATCACATGAAGACAACAGTTTTCTGGGcaattcaacaaaacacactaCCTCACTGGTGTCCACAAAATCTCCTGACCAgtttctgggtctgctttaAACTCCTCCTTAGATGGGTGTATCAGGGAGTTTGTCCAAACATTTTCATCCCACAAAACAACCTGTTTCTGACAAAGGTTCATGGCTCAGCACAAAACAGATTGTTCCTACAGttacatgaattgtacaagAAAGGTCTTGCCTGTCTGTTACAGAGTTCCTCTATCAGGTCTTGCATCATTGATGTCCTGTACAATCCTAGACTTTCTATTTGTACAGATGAAAGTATAATGAGGTCTGAAGTTGATTATGATGTAGAACTTGTAAACGAGTCTTTTAAAGTTGTCGCTAATACAGATCTATTTGGTCTTACCAAAGTCATACACACAATAGAACAGTTGGTAGATTCACCCCTGACACACTATCAACTTGTTGCATTACGCAGACTTACAGCTTTCTTATTTCAGTGTACTGCATCTAGATTACACAACATTTACACTTACACAGGTGTCAACAAACAGATGTATATTGCAGACAAAATGTCCTGTCACATGCTGAAATTAGCGGCCAAGTTTGGATGTGTATCTGACATGTTGTACATTGCCATGTATTATAACAAGACACTCAGATATAGGGAAGCTTTATCTGTTTTAGAGATGACTAAGATCAAGTTAGCACAGCCATATCTGATGTATAGGGGACGTGTAGACAGAGAGAGGTATACTGAGGCTGTAGGGGGACAGTCCTGGTCTACAAAGATGAGACAGGCTGTAGCAGTGGATATCTTTCTTGACAATGATATCTGTTATATCAGTGAACTAATACCAGAACAACAACAGTCTGCTCTACAGAACAGAGAGTCTTTATTATTTATCCCAGTGTTTGTAATGTTACACTTCTTAAAGTTTTTGTGTTACAGACACATTGATACAACATTATCACAAGCAGCTCTAGATGAGCTACAGGTCCTAGTCCACCATGATCAGGGACTGTATGTATGTGATATATTCAGAAATATCTCCTGGGAGatcctggggatctgtcaacagatcacaGGGAACCTCCAGGCTGCTCTATACTCATACCAACAGTCACTTAGCACACAGAATCAATTCTCCAGAATACAAACTGCTACACAGGGGAGAATTCAGGAGGTAGTCTCACACCGGTAA